A single genomic interval of Helicoverpa armigera isolate CAAS_96S chromosome 22, ASM3070526v1, whole genome shotgun sequence harbors:
- the LOC110378683 gene encoding nose resistant to fluoxetine protein 6, translating to MKLWWCWMLLAAQAQARDVTDEEYAQFPRLFHLDEWESCLARPGGMYCLGTFSVEPLRHPSPLYNMLKEYSLDPHHFNRTELHRGYCVSSRCPSLAGERNASLRFEQCAAQWARRVSLRTRLARLRYCRSHAQHVAREHAHEPPQRAQRLFLLAVTAILVCNVLGTVYDVFTGDNVKKNPLLASWSIRSNWRRLTASYEDGDPRLAALSPVQGVRVFLMLLIMATHSGCIHDMLYLYNPRWIEQISRHPVLMIFLNGTSVVQVFVLLSNFLLAYNLLLHSKEHSVSFKLLPYITVKRIARISPVYLLVVGFAATWWPSLGSGPQWTAAVAAESDACKRKLWTHAFYLNNLIDPEDLCLVQTWFLAVDMQLYVLASILTVVLVRQRARALHVLGALACVSCVLNGLLAYAFNWKSIVYFAYPSNLRTMYAGISSFSWLYQAPWGSLPACLVGLFLAFLHFELQEAGVKLSDYKWVRLPYHLSPALIMWWVLSGDAVRTHTVPWFTATYTALERPVLSLLAGGIVFGMVNGLEGWLKQIFSWRGWSALGRLSLSVLLLHWCINLSIAASRPQPIHSSLLSVVVDWLATSCLSYAAAVPLTLLLEMPALRTLNSLLLLKHKQA from the exons ATGAAGCTGTGGTGGTGCTGGATGCTGCTGGCGGCGCAGGCGCAGGCCAGAGATGTCACTG ACGAGGAGTACGCGCAGTTCCCGCGGCTGTTCCACCTGGATGAGTGGGAGTCATGCCTGGCGCGCCCCGGCGGGATGTACTGCCTCGGCACCTTCAGCGTGGAGCCGCTCCGGCACCCCAGCCCTCTCTACAATATGCTCAAG GAGTACTCGCTGGACCCTCACCACTTCAACCGCACGGAGCTGCACCGCGGCTACTGCGTGAGCTCTCGCTGCCCCTCACTGGCCGGCGAGCGCAACGCTTCCCTGCGCTTCGAGCAGTGCGCGGCGCAGTGGGCGCGGCGCGTGTCACTGCGCACGCGGCTCGCGAGGCTGCGCTACTGCCGCTCGCACGCGCAGCACGTGGCGCGCGAGCACGCGCACGAGCCGCCGCAGAGGGCGCAGAGGCTGTTCCTGTTGGCAGTCACTGCTATACTTGTTTGCAATGTTCTGGGGACTGTGTATGATGTGTTCACGGGAGATAATGTGAAGA AGAATCCCCTTCTAGCGTCGTGGTCGATTCGCAGCAACTGGCGACGCCTGACCGCGTCCTACGAAGACGGAGACCCGCGCCTCGCCGCTCTCTCGCCCGTGCAGGGGGTCAG AGTGTTTCTGATGCTGCTCATCATGGCGACGCACAGCGGCTGCATCCACGACATGCTGTACCTGTACAACCCGAGGTGGATCGAACAG ATCTCCCGTCACCCGGTGCTGATGATCTTCCTGAACGGCACGTCGGTGGTGCAGGTGTTCGTGCTGCTGTCCAACTTCCTCCTCGCGTACAACCTGCTGCTGCACTCCAAGGAACACAGCGTCTCCTTCAAGCTGCTGCCCTACATCACTGTCAAGAGGATAGCCAG GATCTCCCCAGTGTACCTGCTAGTGGTGGGCTTCGCAGCCACCTGGTGGCCGAGCCTCGGCTCCGGCCCGCAGTGGACAGCAGCCGTGGCCGCCGAGAGCGACGCCTGCAAGCGCAAGCTCTGGACGCATGCCTTCTATCTTAACAATCTCATCGATCCTGAGGACCTCTGTCTGGTACAGACCTG GTTCCTGGCAGTGGACATGCAGCTGTACGTGCTGGCGTCGATACTCACAGTGGTGCTGGTGCGGCAGCGAGCGCGCGCGCTGCACGTGCTGGGCGCGCTGGCGTGCGTCTCCTGCGTGCTCAATGGCCTGCTCGCCTATGCCTTCAACTGGAAGTCTATCGTCTACTTCGCTTATCCAAG TAACCTGCGCACGATGTACGCGGGTATCTCATCGTTCAGCTGGCTGTACCAGGCGCCGTGGGGCAGCCTGCCCGCCTGCCTCGTCGGCCTGTTCCTCGCCTTCCTGCACTTCGAGCTGCAGGAGGCGGGAGTCAAGCTTTCTGATTATAAA TGGGTGCGCCTCCCCTACCACCTGTCCCCTGCCCTGATCATGTGGTGGGTGCTATCAGGGGACGCAGTACGCACTCACACAGTGCCCTGGTTCACTGCGACGTACACCGCGTTGGAGAGACCAGTGCTGAGTCTGCTGGCGGGAGGGATCGTCTTCGGGATGGTTAATGGACTCGAAG GTTGGCTGAAGCAGATATTCTCATGGCGCGGCTGGTCGGCGCTGGGGCGGCTGTCGCTGTCGGTGCTGCTGCTGCACTGGTGCATCAACCTCAGCATTGCAGCCTCCAGGCCACAGCCCATCCACAGCTCGCTACTCAGTGTG GTGGTAGACTGGCTGGCGACGAGCTGCCTCTCGTACGCGGCAGCAGTGCCCCTGACGCTGCTGCTGGAGATGCCGGCGCTCCGGACCCTCAACTCTCTGCTGCTGCTCAAGCACAAGCAAGCCTAG